Genomic DNA from Veillonella criceti:
AGCACTTGCCAATGTAGTTGCTGAACAATCAGAACAATTGCAGGCTCAGAACTCTACTATTTCAGCGTTGCAAGAAAAAGTGGCGTTACAGGCTCAAGAAAATGAAGTATTACGTACGCAGGTACAAGATATTATGCGCCAGTTAGCTGAGATAAAAAAATAAATAAACAATAAGCAATGAGAAATAAGTAATACATGCTCAGTGTTAAGTGCTAAGTATTAAGTATTAAGTGCTAAGAGTTAAGTAGAACGTATTTCAGTGGTTGAGCAAAAGAAAAACGTAGCATTCGTAAATGAGTGCTACGTTTTTTAATCTTGCAAAGACTCTAAACATATTTGTTGATCTTTTCCATCGAGGTTTAACAGCATACCAATTTCAATTTGCAAGCCCGTGGCGATATGAACGAGCATAGCAATAGACACATTACCATTGTATTTGCCCCGCTCGATACGACCTAGGGCGCCAGAGCTAATTGAGGCTCTTTTAGCAAGCTCGTCTTGTGTTAAACCACGCAAGGTTCGATAGTAGGCAATACGGGCGCCAATTTGTTTAATGACGGCCTGCTTTTTTAAATCTATGTCTTTGTCCACCAAGGTCACCTCACAATAATTTTAATTGTATACATAAATTATGTCATAAAATGCTTGTCGGTAAGGCACCTAAATATGGCGTATTTATGACTAAATAGTTTTCTTTTGTATTTTGTGGCTTCGGGGCTTGATTTGTTGGCAAAAACAAGGTAATATAGTAGGGTAATAATTAAATATGGAGAGGTGTCCGAGTGGTTTAAGGAGCTGGTCTTGAAAACCAGTGACTCCGCAAGGGGCCGTGGGTTCGAATCCCACCCTCTCCGCCATTAAAAAGCGACTTTTCGGTATTTTGAAAAGTCGCTTTTGATTAGTAAAAATAATTATAAGTTTGTTATAAAACTAGTAGAAATAGTATTTGTACATACATAGGATGTTATAAAATTATGAATATCTAATTTTATAGAAAAGTATAAAAAATATTAAAAATGCCCCCTTTTTGCCCCTAAGATGCCCCTTTGATAAAAATAAAAAATTGTAACGATAAGTGTTTTTGGTTAAAAAATAGAGCGATATCTTTCGATACCGCTCTCGCAAAACATTTCTGTTTTTCTCTGTAAATGTATCTTATATTAGATTGTACCAATTGTCAATGACTTTTATGAATAAATCAAAAGTAGAACGAATAATATCGTTTCTTTTATAGGCTCTATCTCAATATAATCTGTTTTTGAACTCAGTTAAATCATTACATATTTTATTATGGACTCCTGTACTGGATACAATTAGATTATGTGCATAAAATGTTGTTATGATTTGATAAAAAGGAGCACGATATAAATGCTTTCTTCTGATTCCCTTTGATAATCCGATTTTAGATAATGCGTTTATAATTTCTAAGTTGGGTCGTAAACTTGGAGGCAATTTAGCACGTAAATCATTAATTATACAATTATTATGTGCACAAGCATTGCGTAAATCTTTTACAGTACGCATAAGATACATTCTGAGTTTTAGCTCTTTTGAATTAGTTTGGGAGGCACAAAAATTGTAGAAATGGAGATATTGTCCAAAAGAAATAATTTCGATAAAAACCCAGACTGGACAATGAATAGGATTATTCACCATATATTTATTATATAAGTTTCCACAATAGACGCTCCCTTTATTTTTATTTAAGTCAGATTTTAGTCGTTGTAGGTTGTCTGGTGATAATTGTGCAAAATAGTCAGAAATTATTTCATATGCATCAAATTTATTTTCTTGGAGTATTTTTAATAGATGGACTTTAGAAAAGTGTTCTAAATTTAGCGACATTTCTAATAAAATTTTTCTAAGCCTATTATCTATAATTGCTAAATCTATTAGGTCTGCAAAGTCAAGATTAATATATTTATCTTGATGTAGATCTTTTGTAAAGTTTTTACGAAAGGAACGAAGTTTAAAATAATTATTATTTGATTCTAAATAGTGTATGGCTTTATTTTTGGAAATATCATT
This window encodes:
- a CDS encoding Abi family protein; translated protein: MSGGNFLTPKEQIKHCEAKGIQFNDISKNKAIHYLESNNNYFKLRSFRKNFTKDLHQDKYINLDFADLIDLAIIDNRLRKILLEMSLNLEHFSKVHLLKILQENKFDAYEIISDYFAQLSPDNLQRLKSDLNKNKGSVYCGNLYNKYMVNNPIHCPVWVFIEIISFGQYLHFYNFCASQTNSKELKLRMYLMRTVKDLRNACAHNNCIINDLRAKLPPSLRPNLEIINALSKIGLSKGIRRKHLYRAPFYQIITTFYAHNLIVSSTGVHNKICNDLTEFKNRLY
- a CDS encoding helix-turn-helix domain-containing protein; this encodes MDKDIDLKKQAVIKQIGARIAYYRTLRGLTQDELAKRASISSGALGRIERGKYNGNVSIAMLVHIATGLQIEIGMLLNLDGKDQQICLESLQD